One region of Babylonia areolata isolate BAREFJ2019XMU chromosome 29, ASM4173473v1, whole genome shotgun sequence genomic DNA includes:
- the LOC143274596 gene encoding DNA polymerase delta subunit 4-like — MTSKTISDVYKQKKPNRPIVKGEDRPATKVKHDVASSSDEEVLKDFDLTLEYGPCVGISRLERWQRAHKHGLNPPAKVRDLILKHPDDASYTHSLWRDYNI, encoded by the exons ATGACATCGAAAACTATCTCTGATGTGTACAAGCAAAAGAAGCCGAATCGACCCATTGTCAAAG GTGAGGATAGACCTGCCACCAAAGTCAAGCACGATGTAGCCAGCAGCAGTGATGAGGAAGTGCTCAAGGACTTCGACTTGACCTTGGAGTATGGACCATGTGTTG GGATCAGTCGGCTGGAGAGATGGCAGCGGGCACACAAGCATGGTCTGAACCCTCCTGCAAAGGTGCGAGACCTCATCCTGAAGCATCCTGATGATGCCAGCTACACACACAG